Proteins from a genomic interval of Salmo salar chromosome ssa14, Ssal_v3.1, whole genome shotgun sequence:
- the LOC106570115 gene encoding zinc finger protein 687b isoform X3, translating to MGDMKTPDFDDLLAAFDIPDIDAKEAIQSADEADGPGGAPLGKPDGGVGVGPSLTPPSPTDPQADTPIVSVIVKNCVRPDIDGGDEDTDQNTMDSIAGVAMGPRLGVCAPGMAESEPLNHNGFGAAGITTPLTQAQAQSNGEPWSVSTPKTEGGGGGAGSTKSVKQVGNIFNRLKPLMAQGSGDPVGRARKMQLLQQQHTRQETGKEASLSSSSSVVSASLVSGVSVGLSSPFFPPSKPLLPSLPSALSSNPLHSSQPFNGAPKAGPALCPRDSEGDDSDPDLGPPLLIQEPPDSPSRTPPKLTRRFRSSAGSSDSTHPMASSAAHPKPGDTPSGCRVTSTAQSGSTKSLPQEHVIEERDSPESPEPEIPKSAAPVTDKRCSSPAVASTPPPSDLQEPEEEEEMEVGNGIEKAMNGKEEEGARTGEKKMEVDDGKSTPPTTEGCTSTPGGPAAPARPLKVRIKTIKTSTGGITRTVTRVAPKAGAAGAKGLEPSKAPPVVRKTPVNRAWKADTPSGRMAASQPQKAKSLNTLPVSTLPASSAMLAAATKAQNKMAASSDKAKVSATAVSITKSAALPATPSVASSPKFSVATGGMSVRPVGAKTSNGGSASVLAGTHQPNKPASIVNSTGAVISRSQSSLVEAFNKILNSKNLLPSYKPDLSAAPPPEWGLPLPAMGYRCLECGDAFALERSLARHYDRRSLRIEVTCNHCAKRLAFFNKCSLLLHAREHKERGLVMQCSHLVMRPVTVEQMIGQQDTTPIGMCSPSISSPPPVSSPSTTSGAPAVSSSSSPLKDTQSQSAAQLRPVRRAPQIPQVLMPLPSKKGEVLQYHNFKCPECQAQFSGKAELVAHFQQIRATPNSTCMLCSPPMMLPNWCSVSAHQRIHKHRAPHVCPECGGIARQASFQTHLEEACLHFARRIGYRCSSCQVVFGGLNSIKSHIQTAHCEVFHKCPSCPMAFKSAPSAQGHTSTQHPTLTGGQAKLIYKCVMCDTVFTQKPLLYMHFDTHLSKQKVHVFKCPDCTKLYAQKGSMMEHIKTAHRRLSVKQEGQSNASAPAATNPSAPALPKPKPSAKKDSSDGEDWGRDQEEEEEEGEEEGGEDYEEPENQSSSMEVGSHRGTISEWSCQQCQKPFTQSDDYISHMKTEHGKAKKKFPCCVCESSFSTSSSLRRHVRVIHEGNKRVFHCQPGSVQSRVRAQAAHLNLTGKGGHQGTRKGAALTAERPQRGARRAAFP from the exons ATGGGGGACATGAAGACCCCAGATTTCGATGACCTATTGGCAGCATTTGACATTCCTGACATCGATGCTAAAGAGGCCATCCAGTCTGCTGATGAGGCTGACGGACCAGGCGGTGCACCTCTGGGAAAGCCGGACGGTGGGGTTGGTGTAGGGCcatctctgacaccacctagccCCACGGACCCCCAGGCTGACACCCCTATTGTCAGCGTTATCGTAAAGAACTGTGTACGACCTGACATCGATGGAGGGGATGAGGACACAGACCAGAACACTATGGACAGCATTGCCGGGGTCGCTATGGGTCCACGGCTCGGTGTCTGTGCCCCAGGCATGGCGGAATCTGAACCACTCAACCACAATGGGTTTGGGGCTGCAGGTATAACTACCCCCCTAACCCAGGCTCAGGCCCAATCTAATGGGGAGCCGTGGTCAGTGTCTACCCCCAAAACAGAGGGTGGAGGAGGCGGTGCTGGATCAACTAAATCAGTCAAGCAGGTTGGCAATATATTCAACAGACTGAAGCCTCTTATGGCGCAAGGGTCGGGAGACCCTGTAGGGAGGGCGAGGAAGATGCAGCTCCTACAGCAGCAGCACACACGGCAAGAGACCGGCAAAGAAGCTTCGTTATCCTCCTCTTCATCTGTTGTGTCTGCGTCTCTTGTCTCAGGAGTATCAGTAGGActgtcctctcctttcttcccacCTTCCAAGCCTCTGCTCCCGTCCCTGCCATCTGCCCTCTCCTCAAACCCGTTGCACTCATCTCAGCCGTTTAACGGGGCACCTAAAGCCGGCCCGGCATTGTGTCCCAGAGACTCAGAGGGGGATGATTCCGATCCGGACCTAGGGCCCCCGCTGCTGATCCAGGAACCTCCTGACTCCCCCTCCCGCACCCCTCCCAAACTGACCCGTCGTTTTAGGTCCTCTGCTGGCAGCTCTGACTCCACCCATCCCATGGCCTCATCAGCAGCTCATCCCAAACCAGGGGACACTCCCTCGGGCTGTAGAGTGACCTCAACTGCCCAGTCAGGCTCCACCAAGAGTCTACCACAGGAGCATGTTATAGAAGAGCGAGACTCACCTGAAAGTCCTGAGCCAGAGATACCCAAATCAGCAGCACCAGTAACCGACAAGAGGTGCTCCAGCCCTGCAGTAGCCTCCACACCACCCCCCTCAGACCTTCAGGagcctgaggaggaggaggagatggaggtgggAAATGGAATAGAGAAGGCTATGAATGGCAAGGAGGAAGAGGGTGCAAGAACAGGAGAGAAGAAAATGGAGGTGGATGATGGCAAGTCTACACCTCCAACCACTGAAGGTTGCACCTCAACTCCAGGAGGGCCTGCTGCTCCTGCCCGGCCCCTCAAAGTGCGGATAAAGACCATCAAAACCTCCACTGGTGGAATCACCAGAACTGTTACTAGGGTCGCACCCAAAGCAGGTGCTGCTGGAGCCAAGGGTTTGGAGCCCAGCAAAGCTCCACCAGTGGTTCGGAAGACCCCAGTCAACAGGGCCTGGAAAGCTGACACTCCCTCTGGTCGTATGGCAGCCTCCCAGCCACAGAAAGCAAAGAGCCTCAACACACTACCTGTGTCTACACTACCAGCCAGTAGTGCTATGCTAGCTGCTGCAACCAAGGCTCAGAACAAGATGGCTGCCTCCTCGGACAAGGCCAAGGTATCTGCCACTGCTGTTAGCATCACTAAATCTGCCGCCCTGCCTGCCACTCCCTCGGTCGCCTCCTCTCCGAAGTTCTCAGTAGCCACTGGTGGGATGAGCGTACGTCCTGTTGGTGCTAAAACGTCTAACGGAGGCAGCGCCAGCGTCCTAGCCGGCACTCACCAGCCAAATAAGCCTGCCTCCATTGTGAACAGCACGGGCGCCGTCATTTCCCGCAGCCAGTCTAGCCTGGTGGAGGCCTTCAACAAGATCCTCAACAGCAAGAACCTGCTGCCCAGTTATAAGCCCGACCTCTCGGCAGCTCCGCCCCCAGAATGGGGGCTCCCTCTGCCTGCCATGGGCTACCGCTGTCTAGAATGTGGCGATGCCTTCGCCCTGGAGCGCAGCCTGGCCCGCCACTATGACAGGCGCTCGCTGCGCATCGAGGTGACCTGCAACCACTGTGCCAAGCGGCTGGCCTTTTTCAACAAGTGCAGCCTGCTGCTCCACGCCAGGGAGCATAAGGAACGAGGGCTGGTAATGCAGTGCTCTCACCTCGTCATGAGGCCCGTCACCGTGGAGCAGATGATTGGCCAGCAGGACACCACACCCATTG GCATGTGTTCCCCTtcaatctcctctcctcctccagtctcctccccctccaccacgTCTGGAGCCCCCGCCGTGTCATCCAGTTCCAGCCCACTGAAGGACACACAGTCTCAATCTGCAGCCCAGCTGAGACCGGTCCGCCGTGCGCCCCAGATCCCCCAGGTGCTGATGCCCCTCCCCAGCAAGAAGGGAGAGGTGCTGCAGTACCACAACTTCAAGTGTCCCGAGTGCCAGGCCCAGTTCTCTGGCAAGGCTGAGCTGGTTGCCCACTTCCAGCAGATCAGAGCTACCCCCAACTCG ACCTGTATGCTGTGCTCCCCTCCCATGATGCTGCCTAACTGGTGCAGTGTGTCGGCTCACCAGAGGATTCATAAGCACCGGGCACCCCACGTCTGTCCAGAGTGTGGGGGCATCGCCCGGCAGGCCAGCTTCCAGACCCACCTGGAGGAGGCCTGTCTGCACTTCGCCCGCCGCATTGGATACAG GTGCTCCAGTTGCCAGGTGGTCTTCGGGGGTCTGAACTCCATCAAGTCCCACATCCAGACGGCCCACTGCGAGGTGTTCCATAAGTGCCCCAGCTGCCCTATGGCCTTTAAGTCTGCCCCTAGTGCACAGGGACACACCAGCACCCAGCACCCCACCCTCACCGGGGGACAGGCCAA ATTGATCTACAAGTGTGTGATGTGTGATACAGTTTTTACCCAGAAACCCTTACTGTACATGCATTTCGACACCCACCTGTCCAAGCAGAAAGTGCATGTGTTCAAGTGTCCTGACTGCACCAAACTCTACGCACAGAAAGGTTCCATGATGGAACACATAAAG ACTGCTCACAGAAGGCTGTCAGTCAAACAGGAGGGCCAATCCAATGCCTCTGCCCCTGCCGCCACCAATCCCTCAGCCCCCGCCCTCCCAAAACCCAAGCCCTCTGCAAAAAAGGACAGCTCAGATGGGGAGGACTGGGGCCGAGaccaagaggaggaggaggaggaaggagaggaagaggggggtgaGGACTATGAGGAACCTGAGAATCAGTCTAGTTCTATGGAGGTAGGCAGCCATCGTGGGACCATCTCAGAATGGAGCTGCCAGCAATGTCAGAAGCCATTCACACAGAGCGACGACTACATCTCTCACATGAAGACAGAGCACGGAAAG GCTAAGAAGAAGTtcccgtgttgtgtgtgtgagagctcctTCTCCACCTCTTCCAGCCTGCGGCGCCATGTACGCGTCATCCACGAGGGCAACAAGAGAGTCTTCCACTGCCA ACCAGGAAGCGTTCAGTCCCGGGTAAGGGCCCAGGCAGCTCATCTGAACTTGACGGGGAAGGGGGGCCACCAGGGGACGAGGAAGGGGGCGGCACTGACAGCAGAGAGGCCACAGAGGGGGGCGAGGAGAGCAGCATTCCCGTGA
- the LOC106570115 gene encoding zinc finger protein 687b isoform X1, giving the protein MGDMKTPDFDDLLAAFDIPDIDAKEAIQSADEADGPGGAPLGKPDGGVGVGPSLTPPSPTDPQADTPIVSVIVKNCVRPDIDGGDEDTDQNTMDSIAGVAMGPRLGVCAPGMAESEPLNHNGFGAAGITTPLTQAQAQSNGEPWSVSTPKTEGGGGGAGSTKSVKQVGNIFNRLKPLMAQGSGDPVGRARKMQLLQQQHTRQETGKEASLSSSSSVVSASLVSGVSVGLSSPFFPPSKPLLPSLPSALSSNPLHSSQPFNGAPKAGPALCPRDSEGDDSDPDLGPPLLIQEPPDSPSRTPPKLTRRFRSSAGSSDSTHPMASSAAHPKPGDTPSGCRVTSTAQSGSTKSLPQEHVIEERDSPESPEPEIPKSAAPVTDKRCSSPAVASTPPPSDLQEPEEEEEMEVGNGIEKAMNGKEEEGARTGEKKMEVDDGKSTPPTTEGCTSTPGGPAAPARPLKVRIKTIKTSTGGITRTVTRVAPKAGAAGAKGLEPSKAPPVVRKTPVNRAWKADTPSGRMAASQPQKAKSLNTLPVSTLPASSAMLAAATKAQNKMAASSDKAKVSATAVSITKSAALPATPSVASSPKFSVATGGMSVRPVGAKTSNGGSASVLAGTHQPNKPASIVNSTGAVISRSQSSLVEAFNKILNSKNLLPSYKPDLSAAPPPEWGLPLPAMGYRCLECGDAFALERSLARHYDRRSLRIEVTCNHCAKRLAFFNKCSLLLHAREHKERGLVMQCSHLVMRPVTVEQMIGQQDTTPIGMCSPSISSPPPVSSPSTTSGAPAVSSSSSPLKDTQSQSAAQLRPVRRAPQIPQVLMPLPSKKGEVLQYHNFKCPECQAQFSGKAELVAHFQQIRATPNSTCMLCSPPMMLPNWCSVSAHQRIHKHRAPHVCPECGGIARQASFQTHLEEACLHFARRIGYRCSSCQVVFGGLNSIKSHIQTAHCEVFHKCPSCPMAFKSAPSAQGHTSTQHPTLTGGQAKLIYKCVMCDTVFTQKPLLYMHFDTHLSKQKVHVFKCPDCTKLYAQKGSMMEHIKTAHRRLSVKQEGQSNASAPAATNPSAPALPKPKPSAKKDSSDGEDWGRDQEEEEEEGEEEGGEDYEEPENQSSSMEVGSHRGTISEWSCQQCQKPFTQSDDYISHMKTEHGKAKKKFPCCVCESSFSTSSSLRRHVRVIHEGNKRVFHCQYCTEGKRTFSSRLILEKHIQVHHHRVRATEGQTRKRSVPGKGPGSSSELDGEGGPPGDEEGGGTDSREATEGGEESSIPVKKTRALALPEPEEDDNVFRCVPCGFATEDGVEFQRHIPQHRADAASFQCLQCGVCFASAGSLGRHRFITHRVRYPQGESNHRPPRTPSSPDGLPSSPQDGEDGKGKMSCRVCSRRFDRASDLNTHLRTHGMAFIAAHKTDKPQ; this is encoded by the exons ATGGGGGACATGAAGACCCCAGATTTCGATGACCTATTGGCAGCATTTGACATTCCTGACATCGATGCTAAAGAGGCCATCCAGTCTGCTGATGAGGCTGACGGACCAGGCGGTGCACCTCTGGGAAAGCCGGACGGTGGGGTTGGTGTAGGGCcatctctgacaccacctagccCCACGGACCCCCAGGCTGACACCCCTATTGTCAGCGTTATCGTAAAGAACTGTGTACGACCTGACATCGATGGAGGGGATGAGGACACAGACCAGAACACTATGGACAGCATTGCCGGGGTCGCTATGGGTCCACGGCTCGGTGTCTGTGCCCCAGGCATGGCGGAATCTGAACCACTCAACCACAATGGGTTTGGGGCTGCAGGTATAACTACCCCCCTAACCCAGGCTCAGGCCCAATCTAATGGGGAGCCGTGGTCAGTGTCTACCCCCAAAACAGAGGGTGGAGGAGGCGGTGCTGGATCAACTAAATCAGTCAAGCAGGTTGGCAATATATTCAACAGACTGAAGCCTCTTATGGCGCAAGGGTCGGGAGACCCTGTAGGGAGGGCGAGGAAGATGCAGCTCCTACAGCAGCAGCACACACGGCAAGAGACCGGCAAAGAAGCTTCGTTATCCTCCTCTTCATCTGTTGTGTCTGCGTCTCTTGTCTCAGGAGTATCAGTAGGActgtcctctcctttcttcccacCTTCCAAGCCTCTGCTCCCGTCCCTGCCATCTGCCCTCTCCTCAAACCCGTTGCACTCATCTCAGCCGTTTAACGGGGCACCTAAAGCCGGCCCGGCATTGTGTCCCAGAGACTCAGAGGGGGATGATTCCGATCCGGACCTAGGGCCCCCGCTGCTGATCCAGGAACCTCCTGACTCCCCCTCCCGCACCCCTCCCAAACTGACCCGTCGTTTTAGGTCCTCTGCTGGCAGCTCTGACTCCACCCATCCCATGGCCTCATCAGCAGCTCATCCCAAACCAGGGGACACTCCCTCGGGCTGTAGAGTGACCTCAACTGCCCAGTCAGGCTCCACCAAGAGTCTACCACAGGAGCATGTTATAGAAGAGCGAGACTCACCTGAAAGTCCTGAGCCAGAGATACCCAAATCAGCAGCACCAGTAACCGACAAGAGGTGCTCCAGCCCTGCAGTAGCCTCCACACCACCCCCCTCAGACCTTCAGGagcctgaggaggaggaggagatggaggtgggAAATGGAATAGAGAAGGCTATGAATGGCAAGGAGGAAGAGGGTGCAAGAACAGGAGAGAAGAAAATGGAGGTGGATGATGGCAAGTCTACACCTCCAACCACTGAAGGTTGCACCTCAACTCCAGGAGGGCCTGCTGCTCCTGCCCGGCCCCTCAAAGTGCGGATAAAGACCATCAAAACCTCCACTGGTGGAATCACCAGAACTGTTACTAGGGTCGCACCCAAAGCAGGTGCTGCTGGAGCCAAGGGTTTGGAGCCCAGCAAAGCTCCACCAGTGGTTCGGAAGACCCCAGTCAACAGGGCCTGGAAAGCTGACACTCCCTCTGGTCGTATGGCAGCCTCCCAGCCACAGAAAGCAAAGAGCCTCAACACACTACCTGTGTCTACACTACCAGCCAGTAGTGCTATGCTAGCTGCTGCAACCAAGGCTCAGAACAAGATGGCTGCCTCCTCGGACAAGGCCAAGGTATCTGCCACTGCTGTTAGCATCACTAAATCTGCCGCCCTGCCTGCCACTCCCTCGGTCGCCTCCTCTCCGAAGTTCTCAGTAGCCACTGGTGGGATGAGCGTACGTCCTGTTGGTGCTAAAACGTCTAACGGAGGCAGCGCCAGCGTCCTAGCCGGCACTCACCAGCCAAATAAGCCTGCCTCCATTGTGAACAGCACGGGCGCCGTCATTTCCCGCAGCCAGTCTAGCCTGGTGGAGGCCTTCAACAAGATCCTCAACAGCAAGAACCTGCTGCCCAGTTATAAGCCCGACCTCTCGGCAGCTCCGCCCCCAGAATGGGGGCTCCCTCTGCCTGCCATGGGCTACCGCTGTCTAGAATGTGGCGATGCCTTCGCCCTGGAGCGCAGCCTGGCCCGCCACTATGACAGGCGCTCGCTGCGCATCGAGGTGACCTGCAACCACTGTGCCAAGCGGCTGGCCTTTTTCAACAAGTGCAGCCTGCTGCTCCACGCCAGGGAGCATAAGGAACGAGGGCTGGTAATGCAGTGCTCTCACCTCGTCATGAGGCCCGTCACCGTGGAGCAGATGATTGGCCAGCAGGACACCACACCCATTG GCATGTGTTCCCCTtcaatctcctctcctcctccagtctcctccccctccaccacgTCTGGAGCCCCCGCCGTGTCATCCAGTTCCAGCCCACTGAAGGACACACAGTCTCAATCTGCAGCCCAGCTGAGACCGGTCCGCCGTGCGCCCCAGATCCCCCAGGTGCTGATGCCCCTCCCCAGCAAGAAGGGAGAGGTGCTGCAGTACCACAACTTCAAGTGTCCCGAGTGCCAGGCCCAGTTCTCTGGCAAGGCTGAGCTGGTTGCCCACTTCCAGCAGATCAGAGCTACCCCCAACTCG ACCTGTATGCTGTGCTCCCCTCCCATGATGCTGCCTAACTGGTGCAGTGTGTCGGCTCACCAGAGGATTCATAAGCACCGGGCACCCCACGTCTGTCCAGAGTGTGGGGGCATCGCCCGGCAGGCCAGCTTCCAGACCCACCTGGAGGAGGCCTGTCTGCACTTCGCCCGCCGCATTGGATACAG GTGCTCCAGTTGCCAGGTGGTCTTCGGGGGTCTGAACTCCATCAAGTCCCACATCCAGACGGCCCACTGCGAGGTGTTCCATAAGTGCCCCAGCTGCCCTATGGCCTTTAAGTCTGCCCCTAGTGCACAGGGACACACCAGCACCCAGCACCCCACCCTCACCGGGGGACAGGCCAA ATTGATCTACAAGTGTGTGATGTGTGATACAGTTTTTACCCAGAAACCCTTACTGTACATGCATTTCGACACCCACCTGTCCAAGCAGAAAGTGCATGTGTTCAAGTGTCCTGACTGCACCAAACTCTACGCACAGAAAGGTTCCATGATGGAACACATAAAG ACTGCTCACAGAAGGCTGTCAGTCAAACAGGAGGGCCAATCCAATGCCTCTGCCCCTGCCGCCACCAATCCCTCAGCCCCCGCCCTCCCAAAACCCAAGCCCTCTGCAAAAAAGGACAGCTCAGATGGGGAGGACTGGGGCCGAGaccaagaggaggaggaggaggaaggagaggaagaggggggtgaGGACTATGAGGAACCTGAGAATCAGTCTAGTTCTATGGAGGTAGGCAGCCATCGTGGGACCATCTCAGAATGGAGCTGCCAGCAATGTCAGAAGCCATTCACACAGAGCGACGACTACATCTCTCACATGAAGACAGAGCACGGAAAG GCTAAGAAGAAGTtcccgtgttgtgtgtgtgagagctcctTCTCCACCTCTTCCAGCCTGCGGCGCCATGTACGCGTCATCCACGAGGGCAACAAGAGAGTCTTCCACTGCCA ATATTGCACAGAGGGCAAGCGGACCTTCAGCAGTCGGCTCATACTAGAGAAGCATATCCAGGTCCATCATCACAGGGTCAGAGCCACTGAAGGACAG ACCAGGAAGCGTTCAGTCCCGGGTAAGGGCCCAGGCAGCTCATCTGAACTTGACGGGGAAGGGGGGCCACCAGGGGACGAGGAAGGGGGCGGCACTGACAGCAGAGAGGCCACAGAGGGGGGCGAGGAGAGCAGCATTCCCGTGAAGAAAACACGAGCGTTGGCGCTTCCCGAGCCCGAGGAGGACGACAACGTGTTCCGCTGCGTGCCGTGCGGCTTTGCCACGGAGGACGGCGTCGAATTCCAGCGCCACATCCCGCAGCATCGCGCTGACGCCGCCTCCTTCCAGTGCCTGCAGTGTGGCGTGTGCTTCGCCTCGGCTGGCTCCCTGGGACGCCACCGTTTCATCACCCACCGTGTGAGATATCCCCAGGGGGAGTCCAACCACAGGCCACCCCGCACCCCCTCCTCCCCGGACGGCTTACCCTCATCCCCACAGGACGGAGAGGACGGTAAGGGGAAAATGAGCTGCAGGGTGTGCAGCCGGCGTTTCGACAGGGCCTCCGACCTTAACACCCACTTGAGGACCCACGGCATGGCCTTCATTGCCGCCCACAAAACTGACAAGCCCCAGTAG